In Brienomyrus brachyistius isolate T26 chromosome 25, BBRACH_0.4, whole genome shotgun sequence, a single window of DNA contains:
- the LOC125720664 gene encoding uncharacterized protein LOC125720664 gives MDRAALHSQLTSVMEVLANAAVAEICKLVDDGYALLRLQVIQAQRENRALKRRIQLLEPGPAREPGSTGSCSGDTAVGKFASLKEPLMWRLISLIIMRTYAHASRKPIPVSRSALPSLHRLNFETMEAGTVADFSSSLIESRSRQKQGREDAEDVTPLPCSMKQSAHMEVDAGSESLLIKEERLEEDLERASLQGDLSLRAESKEVAVGAADRNLDPVINTASPKVSKGHEEFTEHHGSHRCLSEKWTLRACRFTQRCSIFQQQKTRVTVSLSALRT, from the exons ATGGACCGTGCGGCGCTTCACTCGCAGCTGACCTCCGTCATGGAGGTGTTGGCTAACGCGGCCGTGGCGGAGATCTGCAAGCTGGTGGACGATGGATACGCGCTGCTGCGCCTCCAGGTGATCCAGGCGCAGAGGGAGAACCGGGCCCTCAAGCGCAGGATCCAGCTGCTGGAACCAGGACCGGCGAGGGAACCGGGTTCCACTGGCAGCTGCTCAGGAGACACGGCAGTCGGCAAGTTTGCTTCGTTAAAGGAGCCACTTATGTGGCGTTTAATTAGTCTAATAATCATGCGCACATATGCTCACGCGAGCAGAAAACCCATCCCCGTTTCGCGTTCTGCCCTGCCCTCGCTCCACAGGTTGAATTTTGAGACTATGGAGGCGGGAACAGTGGCTGATTTCTCCAGTTCGTTGATTG AGAGTCGCAGCCggcagaagcagggaagagaagACGCAGAGGATGTAACGCCGCTGCCGTGCAGCATGAAGCAG TCAGCCCACATGGAGGTGGATGCTGGATCTGAATCGCTGCTCATCAAGGAGGAGAGACTTGAGGAGGATCTGGAGCGAGCCAGTCTGCAGGGAGACCTGAGCCTGAGAGCAGAAAGTAAGG AGGTCGCAGTTGGGGCGGCTGATCGCAACCTGGACCCGGTCATAAACACGGCTTCTCCAAAGGTTTCGAAAGGCCACGAGGAGTTTACTGAGCACCATGGGAGCCACCGCTGTCTTTCGGAG aaatggactctgagggctTGTCGTTTCACTCAGAGATGCAGCATATTTCAGCAGCAGAAGACGCGGGTGACAGTGTCTCTGTCGGCTCTGCGGACATGA